CTAAATATGAATTAtgcaatttttatgatttttgctcggcgacgaCGAAAAATACGATAGATGGCCGTTAGAGTCACGTGGATAAGTTTTTAACCTATTTCTTAGCGGGACAAACTTTTGAGATATTATGAATATCGGGTTTAAGCGGGGTTATGGTTTtggaccattttgcccctaggctTATTATTGCTTAGTTTAGAAGTCAAGGGCATTTTGGGTATTTCACAAAAATATGATGTTAGTTTTTGTTTGGACAGCTGGTCACACATAAGTTCAGCTAAGATTAAATGATTTTTGGAATTAATCAATTAGGAAATAAATCAAAATTCAAGGAAATATTAGaaattccctctctctctctctctctctctctctctctctctctctctctctctctcctcccaCACAACCAGAAGAAAACCTAGCCAAAccttcaagttttttttttggaattgaGCAAGGTTTCAACAAGATTGGAAGTAGTTCAAGCCAAAGGTAAACCCTAAAACACTACCTTTGTGTTGTTTAAGCATTAAATTGGGTTTTGTCATGCAATTTTAAGGAGTTGTGGCTGTGTAGGTTAGGTTTTTCTCTAGTGTATTTCTAGAggttattttaagttgattttgattaattgcTGCTGGTATTGTTGGTTTGTGAGTGTTTTGAGTAAGTTTGAACTTGAGAACTCATACTTGACTCATTCATTGTGGAATTAGGTTCTGTGGTTGTATGATGCTTTTAGTGCTTGAATTTTATTGTTGGATGCTATTTTAGGAGATCTGGAAGGATTGGGGAAGTTTGGATACGAATTGGGCAAGGTTTAGAATTTGTTTGGGTAACTTGGTGCAAACCGGTTAACCAGTTTAACCGGATCAGGGGCAAGTTTCCCGAACAATTCAATTTGTCGATTCGAGCCTTAGTTAGTTATTTCCTCGATAAATAGGGTATTGTTATAAGAATTACCAATAGCAGAACCCTTAGTAGTGAGTTTGGATTACCTGGATAAggtttttggtattttatttacCCGTTTACATAAATGTGACTTAGGGCATCCATCCAACACGAGATTTtctgttcaggtcggccaactcacttgaattcggaaacaaGGTAAGAATAGCATAGAACATCTTATATATGTGATTATGGGTATGTATAGCATATGCATGCTGTGTATGTGAATTGTAAATGTTGTGAATTgatatcatagcggcacaactATAGTGTCGGGTCAGTAGTACGAGCATAGTAATGGGTTCTACTAATATGCAATTCTAGAAAGCATTAATTGACGCTATCATAGCGGTACGAGCATAGTACCGAGTCACCAATACAAGTATAGTACTAGTTAAGagtgatattatggtcaattaTACTTTTAGGTattattgatgctatcatagctGTACGAACATAGTACCATGCTCACAGTGCAATCATTTTGCTGGTAGTGGCTAATATCATGGTCAATAATACCATatgttaagaacgttcttacttATCTGATAAGCCTTgtggataggtgtatgggcgcctagatacaagtcggtaatatattatttgttatatacttttcttattgagtctaTTGGCTCACAGTTGCTACTTTCGTGTAGGTAACGGAAAggtgaaggctgaacaggagtgagctTTGAGCTTGGATGGTGATTGTACATGCTGGGACGATGCGACCTAGAGTGTTCAGTCTCAAGACATCTTGGGTTGTATTTTGTAGTTGTTGGGCGACAtgtttgtaaagtattttgataacatttgtaaaaaatttaaatacggTATCCCAActtatgtaaaaatatatatgcttataaagtttaataatttaaattaaaagttttaatttggcACGATTTTTGAGGAAAACCCTTTAATTAGCAAAGGtaatacattaattaaaaaatcgcGCGCCTAAGTATCAGGGTGTTACAAGTGCTATCCGTGTTATTTGAAACCCCCTTCCGTGCACTTGCCAGGCATCTCCTCCTGAACGGAGAGTCTATTCCATTTAGGTCTCGTACTTTCTTAAATTGTTATAAATCCTAAACTTATTAATATGTTTGTCCATCTCCCATAGACTATCATTTAGGATCAACTTTGGAACACTCTCTTGGCGAACCTATTATATTTCCAATTGCTAAACAGTTAgtaatatttattgattaattttatttgatttctcATCAAATTACAAATTATTCTTATAGTATTCATATATTAAAATCATAACAATTATACTCTTATCTCATAAACTATTTActcatttatataataattcaacacatattttatatatatctcaagtaaataaatttttaatattggaGACTCAAGAAAAGTAAGACAGATTACTTATAAATAAATTGATAAAGCCACTTTATTACTTTCCGTGACTTTTCGTAGTGTTAAAGATGGATCTATTTCTACATGTGACCATATTTTTATGAATAGAATACTCAGCGCTGTCCTACTATTAATGGCCAAACACGTTATTCGCACTATCACTGGTTACTATTCTTttgttatatataatcatgagtCACATTATGCAATTGCAAATGGACCAATGGACCATTTACACACGATGAAGGAAGGTCTATTTAGAAGTTGGTAAAGATAGTTACGTTACCCTTTTGAAGTATTTTCATAAGACTCTTGTATGGGTCAGTTGATGATTGTTTGATCTCTTTTATATTACTAAACCAGAGTACTAATCGGACAAATTTGACCACCTATATTAATGTAGTCGCACCAGATAGCGTTATGTTGGTCTTATTCACATTCGCATCTATATATGTATTCTTCCTTCCAATGCTCCATAGAGggcctatatatattttttatctcATCCATATCATTATTACTATCTAAAATGTACCCAAAATACGTGGTTCGCTAGTTTAGTTGTTCAATTGTAATTTTTGGATGGTAATCTATCTGTCTTTTATATTACTGAacactattaattattaagTTATTATAATTAGACcctgttttaaattaatttacacatTAACATAATTAGATACCATATGTGTAGTGTAGCCGAATATATTGACTAATCCATAAATTAGAAAGCTAgtttatagtgtatatatatacatgacaGAAACAGGGTTAATTAATAGTTTGAGGGTAGAATACTATTTTTATAGTGTAGAATACTAATAGTTTGAGGGTAGaatactatttttatatattctatGACAGAAACAGGGTTAATTAATAGTTTGAGGGTAGAATACTATTTTTATAGTGTATACATAAGTGAAACATTTTTTACAAGTATTAtttagttactaaataaatttaactataaatattaattttaaaaatattaaattattaaaatttaatacaataataaataataaaatagaaaagtgaattctatgcttaatttagtTACTCATTTATTCTCAACTTCTCCAACTAATCAATATCATTCCTACAGGTTTTCTaaactcctctctctctctctctctctctctctctctcggtgcTACGATTCACACTCATTCCCTTTCTTCCTTTTTGTCTCCCACTCTCTCGGCCTTTGATTGTGAATTTCACTCTATTGTAGCTGCCTATAGTTTCGCTCGGTGACGCGAAAGAAATTGAGATTGGGTTTGTGAAATTGGGCGTGTAAaactcatcatcatcaccatcttATCTTAATTTATACATCTATATATGgatcgatatatatatatatatttcagatttttgttttatttattaatttactagtttaatttcaattaatatttttatgggaTTAGAATTATAAGTTTTAATGTTGTGATCGTGTTTTTGTATtgaaactaatttagtttttcccattagtcttgtcttttgacatggttttttagtcttttctttttagtttttgcattagtcttgtcttttgacatggttttTTAATCTTTTCCTTTTAGTTTTTTCTGGTTCGAGTATTGTCTTTTGGCATGGGTTGTGTAGCTCAGAATCATCATGGTGCTATAGTAGAAGCTTTCAAGAAGGAAAAGATTGGATGTGTTCAACTCGAAATTACTAAGATAATAAGCATTAAAGAAGCATTAAGTTAGATTGCAACACATTCGTGAGATAGAGTCATATTAGAAACAGATAGCTTGGTGTGTGTCCAAGCGATTTAGAGCAGTATTTTTATGCCTTCACAGTTTGGTCTTATTGTTCAAGATGTTCGAAATTTActtttggctttatcttttgttgatttgtgttttgtaaaacgatctgcaAAATAAGGTGGCTCATTGCTTGGCAAGAGACATTTGTTTCTCTACAGGTCGTGTGCTTCAGTTGGAGGACTGTACCTCTGAAGTGCGTTCGATTGTTTTGagcaaatttattaattaatagattttatgatttttatttttttaaaaaaaattaaaccatatcattaaaaatatatattgttgtaGTACACTATGGATAGTACTAATATAATGGCCTAGCATGTGTTTCACACCATAATGCTAACTTTTTACAGACACCACATCTTTTCTCATCTTGTATTATTATAAATGTCGTACGTACCTACATTCAATCCATTATTTGTTCTCCACCATGGGAGCTCTTCTATCTCTCTCTTCTATATGCCATTTAATGGTTCTGATCCAGCTTCTAGCCTTACTTCTATCAGGTTACCACAACTCCGATGCAGCAGCAGCAGCTGCTGCTgctagtaataataataataaaggttTCTCAATCTTAGAAGCCACAGTGGACGAAATCCAACTGGCTTTCAAGCAAAACAAACTCACCTCAAGGAAACTCGTAGAGTTCTATATAAACCGCATCCAACGGTTGAACCCACTACTACACGGTGTCATAGAAGTGAATCCCGATGCTGGTGAACTAGCCGATAAGGCTGACTACGAGAGAAAGGTTAAGGCTCCAGTATCATTCTCCAAGCTCCATGGAATACCTATTCTGGTTAAGGATAATATTGCCACCAAGGACAAGATGAACACCACTGCAGGCTCACTGGCGTTGCTTGGCTCAGTCGTGCCACGAGACGCTGGAGTGGTGGCAAAGCTCAAGAAAGCTGGGGCTATCATACTGGGAAAAGCCAGCTTGACCGAGTGGTCTGCTTTTAGAGCCTATATACCCAATGGTTGGAGCGCCAGAGGAGGCCAAGGGGTGGTAAGTTCTTCTCATTTTTCATCAATTTGAAATTGCATACCATTCCTTTCACTTTGGAAGATTTgctgattaatttttttaagaaaacaaGAATTACttatatgttttattataattagaagcaaattaacATATATTGTGCGCATCATCCTAGTGTCTGATCAATCCTTTTGTTGAACCATGGCTTGAGATATATGAGCTTTTGTTCTGAGTACGTTTTCTATTTTGATAATGGTATGTAAACTGATCAAGTTCAAGACTTGCCTTCTTCAACTCCTGTTAAGATTTGCACAGTATTTAAATTgactttttcacaaacaaaacagttactaagaacaaaacaaaaaaaaaatacacataataaAAATTTGAGTAAGTTCCATAAAATAAAGGCTTCTAAAACACAGAAAGAACTAGAGAATATGGGGATTTGATTAAGTtactataatttatatatatatataagcagAATCCTTATGACAAAACGGAAACTCCATGTGGATCGAGTAGTGGATCATCAATATCAGCAGCCGCAAATTTCGCAACAGTTACATTAGGAACAGAGACAGATGGCTCTATTTTATGCCCAGCCAGCATAAACTCGGTTGTGGGCATCAAACCAACTATTGGTCTCACTAGCCGAGCAGGGGTTGTTCCCATCACCCATAGACAAGATACCGTTGGGTAAGTAAGCATTagcttacaatttttttattctatgtataaatatattttgtattgaGCTAAATCATCACTTGTGGTTGAAATAGACCAATTTGTAGGACAGTCTCGGATGCCACTTATGTTCTTGATGTCATTGCTGGTGTTGATAAGAATGACAAAGCAACATTTGAGAAATCCAAGTACATTCCCAAAGGTGGCTATGCACAATTTCTTAGTTCAAATGGACTCAAAGGAAAGAGACTTGGGATTGTAAGACATCCTTACTTTGAATTCAACATTTCTAAAGAGATCGACACATTTCTCATTAATACATTTGAGCAACATCTCAGCACATTAAGGTATTAATCCAATATAGCATATGTTCTAGTATACTTACTTACATATTAAATCCATACATATTGTCCtcctattttatattttagttacTAGTTAGTGTATGAAATTAATGTATTGACACTTTATTGAAAAACCAGGAAAAAAGGTGCAATTGTAATAGATAatctgaaaataacaaatattgATGAAATCTACAATGATGCATCTAGTGAAGAGACTGCAATGAAAAATGATTTCAAGATAGATTTAAATGCATACCTAAAAGAGCTGGTGTCATCACCAGTGCAGTCCCTAGCCGATGTCATAGCCTTTAACAATAAAAACTCTAAGTTGGtaagtatatgtatatatatatatatatatataataatagccACGCAtataacaataaattaatatattacaaatgtatattatatacactACTAATATATAGTCTATTAAATTTTGGATATTGTAGGAAAAAATTAAGGAATATGGGCAAGAATTACTTATAGCAGCCGAAGCAACAAAGGGAATAGACAAGGCTGTATTGGGCACTTTAGAAAGACAAACAAGAAATGGTTTTGTGAAGTTAATGAGAAAGTACAAGCTAGATGCATTGGTGGCTTGTGCTGGACCTTCTTTTCCTCCACTCCCAATTATCAGTCCAATCTTGGCCATTGGGGGATTTCCTGGCATTACTGTCCCCGCAGGCTATCTTGGAGAGGTGCCATTTGGCATTTTCTTTGGGGGACTAAAAGGTTATGAACCCAAATTGATTGAAATCGCATATGGGTTTGAGCAAGccactaaaattagaaaacctCCTTCACTTTAGGGCTTCATCAAAGATTAGACACTTCGGAATCCATGCTTGTAATATTATGCTATTAATTATTTGTATGGTATTATCAGGAAGTTATATAAGCCTTATAATAAGGATTGTAGTACGTACTTTTAATAGCACTCGAGTCACCAAACTATAATGTTGTGCTTAGGAAAAGGGATTatttacaaatatgggaaacaATAGATTTGGTTCGatattaaaatatgataatcttaggaaaagaaaatttttaaaatgtgaATCTCATTAAAATATACcatatataaacttaaataattttcaaaggaaaatttgattttctatacttaagtATACTTAATATTTTATCCCTAAACTCATACATATcaccattgaaaatatatgaccattttatctaaaacctaaaaatacccctctcataattcaaccccatctctctctctctctgctcgTCTACAACCCAAACCGAACCACAACCCAAACCCCCCCTCACCACCGTCCACAACGTCGGCCCCTCACCACCGTCCACAACGCCGACCCCCTCCCAAATCAAAACCGAGCACTTCTCTCCCACCGCCTACCGCCTACACCGTCGGCcccttttttttgtcttttttttgtgtgtgataTATGATTTGGAGTATTGATAGGTATTGATTTTAGGATTATAATGTATAatgtatgtgtttatgtgtgCACTGTGAGTTTTGTTAGATTTAGGTTTGATTTTAAGTTCAGATCTGGGATTtggaaaaattacagtttgggGAAGACGATggcccgatggggtccgatgcttGCGAGTtgggaaaaaaaaatttggttGGGCCCGACGAGTCCGATGGGGACCAATGGGGAACTGATGGGCGGGAGGGGGGGTCCGACGGGGCCGATGGGGACCCGATGGTGGGGGTCCGATGCTTGCGAGCTGGGAAAAATTTCAGTTTGGGTCCGACGGGTCCGATGGGGGGGTCCGACGGGTCCGATAGGGGGGTCCGATGGGGACCCCGATGGGGTTCGATGGATGTGCCGAAATGCGAGAGAGATGGGGTTGAGTTATGAGAGGGGTATTCttgggttttagataaagtggtcatatattttcaatggtgatatgtattagtttaggaataaaatattaagtatatgtaagtatagagaatcaaatttccctttccaAAGACAAGTATCGTTATCAAAGTAACCGGAGACGTCATTACAGCTATAGAATTACAAAAAACTGAGGCTCTACCGTGGACATGTCTGCTGAGGacatcataaaataaaaaataaaaatctttttTAAACTATAGAGCAAACAATCAAACCACTATCTACCTATACTTGTCATCTTCaacttaaaattatattatttaaacagAGCCTATCGAACCactaaagtaattttttttgcttagtaattttcttcctttttggccgttaaaaatttcccctgaactattgagattgttaaatttaaggacttttgtctaattttagtaaaaaaattctaacatgcatgagagttcaaggggcatgatttagtacatattaaagtttgaggggcataatttggtagatatcaaagtctggggagcatggtttagtacataaacaatcactgaaa
Above is a genomic segment from Cannabis sativa cultivar Pink pepper isolate KNU-18-1 unplaced genomic scaffold, ASM2916894v1 Contig3, whole genome shotgun sequence containing:
- the LOC115704481 gene encoding probable amidase At4g34880, with the protein product MGALLSLSSICHLMVLIQLLALLLSGYHNSDAAAAAAAASNNNNKGFSILEATVDEIQLAFKQNKLTSRKLVEFYINRIQRLNPLLHGVIEVNPDAGELADKADYERKVKAPVSFSKLHGIPILVKDNIATKDKMNTTAGSLALLGSVVPRDAGVVAKLKKAGAIILGKASLTEWSAFRAYIPNGWSARGGQGVNPYDKTETPCGSSSGSSISAAANFATVTLGTETDGSILCPASINSVVGIKPTIGLTSRAGVVPITHRQDTVGPICRTVSDATYVLDVIAGVDKNDKATFEKSKYIPKGGYAQFLSSNGLKGKRLGIVRHPYFEFNISKEIDTFLINTFEQHLSTLRKKGAIVIDNLKITNIDEIYNDASSEETAMKNDFKIDLNAYLKELVSSPVQSLADVIAFNNKNSKLEKIKEYGQELLIAAEATKGIDKAVLGTLERQTRNGFVKLMRKYKLDALVACAGPSFPPLPIISPILAIGGFPGITVPAGYLGEVPFGIFFGGLKGYEPKLIEIAYGFEQATKIRKPPSL